The Lepisosteus oculatus isolate fLepOcu1 chromosome 4, fLepOcu1.hap2, whole genome shotgun sequence genome window below encodes:
- the LOC138238280 gene encoding fructose-bisphosphate aldolase A-like produces the protein MPHQYPFLTPEQKKELSDIAQRIVAPGKGILAADESTGSMAKRLQSIGVENTEEHRRFYRQILFSADDRVKPCIGSFIFFHETLYQKDDSGKLFPQVIKDKGIVVGIKVDKGVVPLAGTNGETTTQGLDGLYERCAQYKKDGADFAKWRCVLKITPTTPSHLAIIENANVLAPYASICQMHGIVPIVEPKILPDGDHDLKRCQYVTEKVLAAVYKALSDHHVYLEGTLLKPNMVTPGHACTQKYTPQEIAMATVTALRRTVPPAVPGVTFLSSGQSEEEASINLNAINQCPLHKPWALTFSYGRALQASALKAWAGKKENAKASQEEYIKRATTNSQAAVGKYVPTGDKGAAAGESLFVANHAY, from the exons ATGCCTCACCAGTACCCTTTCCTGACTCCGGAGCAGAAGAAGGAGCTCTCTGATATCGCCCAGCGCATTGTTGCCCCTGGCAAGGGCATCCTGGCTGCTGATGAGTCCACAG GCAGCATGGCGAAGAGGCTGCAGAGCATCGGGGTGGAGAACACCGAGGAGCACCGCCGCTTCTACCGCCAGATCCTGTTCTCCGCCGACGACCGCGTGAAGCCCTGCATCGGCAGCTTCATCTTCTTCCACGAGACGCTGTACCAGAAGGACGACTCGGGCAAGCTCTTCCCCCAGGTCATCAAGGACAAGGGCATCGTGGTGGGCATCAAg GTTGACAAAGGTGTTGTTCCCCTGGCTGGAACTAATGGAGAGACCACTACACAAG gtcTGGACGGGCTGTACGAGCGCTGTGCCCAGTACAAGAAGGATGGCGCCGACTTCGCCAAGTGGCGCTGCGTGCTGAAGATCACACCCACCACCCCCTCCCATCTCGCCATCATCGAGAACGCCAACGTCCTCGCCCCCTACGCCAGCATCTGCCAGATG CATGGCATCGTGCCCATCGTGGAGCCCAAGATCCTGCCCGACGGAGACCACGACCTCAAGCGCTGCCAGTACGTCACTGAGAAG GTGCTCGCCGCGGTGTACAAGGCCCTCTCCGATCACCACGTCTACCTGGAGGGCACACTCCTGAAGCCCAACATGGTGACCCCCGGACACGCCTGCACCCAGAAATACACGCCCCAGGAGATTGCCATGGCAACGGTCACCGCCCTGCGCCGCACCGTGCCCCCCGCTGTGCCAG GGGTGACGTTCCTGTCCAGTGGGCAGAGCGAGGAGGAGGCCTCCATCAACCTCAACGCCATCAACCAGTGCCCCCTGCACAAGCCCTGGGCCCTGACCTTCTCGTACGGCCGCGCGCTGCAGGCCTCCGCGCTGAAGGCCTGGGCAGGCAAGAAGGAGAACGCCAAGGCCTCCCAGGAGGAGTACATCAAGAGAGCAACG actAACAGCCAGGCTGCGGTCGGGAAGTATGTTCCCACCGGAGACAAAGGCGCAGCCGCCGGAGAATCCCTGTTCGTCGCCAACCACGCCTACTGA
- the LOC138238068 gene encoding butyrophilin subfamily 2 member A2-like isoform X1, with product MKSDSSVWLSVTLLLLLQSSASVSGMKSDSSEWLSVTLLLLLQSSASVSEVLQLVGPAAPVVVSPGEDAVLPCYLSPRESVEDLEIRWFRGDYTAPVCLYQNSRYNSDRQDPAYKGRVELFSNELSRGNVSLTLRNITRSDHGEYRCMVLSDLWEDDTVIDLSVRAVSVSLHSPGGDQAQLLCRSEGWFPQPAVIWTDRDGNEVTSQPPTVDTDSQGFLSVSSYIPVKQESNIFSCLVRSTQPEADWESQLYIPRDYFPAPSGWMVALFLTAAVTVAASVLLVIQWRRMDSMCSLYIDTCV from the exons GTATGAAGTCTGACAGTTCAGAGTGGCTCTCTGTGACTCTGTTGCTTCTCCTCCAGTCCTCTGCTTCAGTATCAG AGGTTTTACAGCTTGTTGGTCcagctgctcctgtagttgtGTCCCCTGGTGAAGACgctgtcctgccctgttacCTCTCACCCAGAGAGAGTGTAGAGGACCTGGAGATCAGGTGGTTTAGAGGAGATTATACAGCCCCTGTGTGTTTGTACCAGAACAGCAGGTATAACTCTGACAGACAGGACCCAGCCTACAAGGGAAGGGTGGAGCTGTTCTCCAATGAGCTCTCCAGAGGCAACGTGTCTTTAACACTGAGAAACATCACCCGCTCTGATCATGGAGAGTACAGATGTATGGTGCTGTCTGATCTCTGGGAAGATGACACTGTTATTGACCTGTCTGTTAGAG CTGTGTCGGTGTCTCTCCACTCCCCTGGAGGAGATCAGGCCCAGCTGCTGTGCAGATCAGAGGGCTGGTTCCCTCAACCTGCAGTGATCTGGACAGACAGGGATGGAAACGAGGTGACATCACAGCCCCCCACAGTGGACACGGACAGTCAGGGGTTCCTCAGTGTCAGCAGCTACATCCCAGTCAAACAGGAGTCCAACATCTTCTCCTGCCTGGTGAGAAGCACACAGCCTGAGGCAGACTGGGAATCTCAGCTCTACATACCCA GAGACTATTTCCCTGCTCCCTCTGGATGGATGGTGGCTCTCTTCCTGACAGCAGCTGTTACTGTAGCAGCATCAGTACTTCTGGTGATCCAGTGGAGAAGAATGGACAGTATGTGCTCATTATATATAGACACGTGTGTCTGA
- the LOC138238068 gene encoding butyrophilin subfamily 2 member A2-like isoform X2, with protein sequence MRSGMKSDSSEWLSVTLLLLLQSSASVSEVLQLVGPAAPVVVSPGEDAVLPCYLSPRESVEDLEIRWFRGDYTAPVCLYQNSRYNSDRQDPAYKGRVELFSNELSRGNVSLTLRNITRSDHGEYRCMVLSDLWEDDTVIDLSVRAVSVSLHSPGGDQAQLLCRSEGWFPQPAVIWTDRDGNEVTSQPPTVDTDSQGFLSVSSYIPVKQESNIFSCLVRSTQPEADWESQLYIPRDYFPAPSGWMVALFLTAAVTVAASVLLVIQWRRMDSMCSLYIDTCV encoded by the exons ATGAGATCAG GTATGAAGTCTGACAGTTCAGAGTGGCTCTCTGTGACTCTGTTGCTTCTCCTCCAGTCCTCTGCTTCAGTATCAG AGGTTTTACAGCTTGTTGGTCcagctgctcctgtagttgtGTCCCCTGGTGAAGACgctgtcctgccctgttacCTCTCACCCAGAGAGAGTGTAGAGGACCTGGAGATCAGGTGGTTTAGAGGAGATTATACAGCCCCTGTGTGTTTGTACCAGAACAGCAGGTATAACTCTGACAGACAGGACCCAGCCTACAAGGGAAGGGTGGAGCTGTTCTCCAATGAGCTCTCCAGAGGCAACGTGTCTTTAACACTGAGAAACATCACCCGCTCTGATCATGGAGAGTACAGATGTATGGTGCTGTCTGATCTCTGGGAAGATGACACTGTTATTGACCTGTCTGTTAGAG CTGTGTCGGTGTCTCTCCACTCCCCTGGAGGAGATCAGGCCCAGCTGCTGTGCAGATCAGAGGGCTGGTTCCCTCAACCTGCAGTGATCTGGACAGACAGGGATGGAAACGAGGTGACATCACAGCCCCCCACAGTGGACACGGACAGTCAGGGGTTCCTCAGTGTCAGCAGCTACATCCCAGTCAAACAGGAGTCCAACATCTTCTCCTGCCTGGTGAGAAGCACACAGCCTGAGGCAGACTGGGAATCTCAGCTCTACATACCCA GAGACTATTTCCCTGCTCCCTCTGGATGGATGGTGGCTCTCTTCCTGACAGCAGCTGTTACTGTAGCAGCATCAGTACTTCTGGTGATCCAGTGGAGAAGAATGGACAGTATGTGCTCATTATATATAGACACGTGTGTCTGA
- the LOC138238281 gene encoding uncharacterized protein, with protein MQHRTNERGYSEKCLQKAHLKIDELKTIESNQYIDKSNIPQFPAPVEFHISKLSHVTGISGLKGIIQDCGFKPQNNTSGLLYWSLDIDSDDIVAAEQRFLNSCFPQRTEAQAAQQKPFLHLFTTSPAFEKKSRYGNFRFTFPLQELLHEYRRQVCGGTEPVLRVYETILYKQEIVYSVVVHSPEVHKFDEFPLLDDNAHGVCAVKEGLVIWRPEAMSETHRHELKESSENTFCDSQMIDHEYYVWDHVVFVFHLRPGQTLCFTPERLRNTLTACENDTIKLRGNEFVDFSSAVERVNEIRTSPVE; from the coding sequence ATGCAGCACCGCACCAATGAACGGGGGTACTCAGAAAAATGTCTTCAGAAAGCACATCTGAAAATAGATGAATTGAAGACGATTGAATCAAATCAATACATCGACAAATCAAACATCCCTCAGTTCCCTGCACCTGTTGAATTCCACATCTCTAAACTGAGCCATGTGACAGGGATTAGTGGGCTAAAAGGAATTATTCAGGACTGTGGATTTAAACCCCAAAACAACACATCTGGGCTCCTGTATTGGAGTCTTGACATTGACAGCGATGACATTGTTGCAGCTGAGCAGCGATTTCTCAACTCCTGTTTCCCTCAGAGAACTGAAGCCCAGGCTGCACAGCAAAAACCTTTCCTGCACCTGTTCACCACATCTCCTGCCTTTGAGAAGAAATCTCGGTATGGGAACTTCAGATTTACTTTTCCCCTCCAGGAACTTCTTCATGAGTACAGACGTCAGGTCTGTGGTGGGACGGAGCCTGTCCTGAGGGTGTATGAAACTATCCTGTACAAGCAGGAGATTGTCTACTCTGTGGTTGTGCATAGCCCAGAGGTGCACAAGTTTGATGAGTTCCCTCTGCTTGATGATAATGCCCATGGTGTTTGTGCTGTTAAAGAAGGACTTGTGATCTGGCGCCCAGAAGCGATGAGTGAGACCCACAGACATGAGCTGAAGGAATCtagtgaaaacacattttgtgatTCGCAAATGATAGATCATGAATATTATGTTTGGGATCATGTGGTATTTGTCTTTCATTTAAGACCAGGTCAAACATTGTGTTTTACCCCCGAGAGGTTGAGAAATACTCTGACAGCATGtgaaaatgacacaataaaACTGAGAGGTAATGAGTTTGTAGATTTCAGTTCTGCAGTAGAGAGAGTCAATGAAATAAGAACATCTCCAGTTGAATAA